TTGGGCGATCAGCGCGGCGCGATCCGCCACCAGCTGCCGGATCAGGTCGCGGATGCGGCGGGCGCTGGCGCGGGTGCGGCTACTGTGCAGCCGCGCCCAGCGCGGCAGCGGCAGGAGGCCCCCGAGATTCACCATCGGTTGCGCGTCCTGGTGGTCGCGGAAGGACTGGAACACGCCGGCGGCGATGCGGTCCTCGATCGGGATCGAGAACAGGGTGCGGAAGATCACGTCGGCGGCGATGTGGCTGGTCAGCGGCTCGATGTCCACATCCGCGCCGTCGGCCAGCGGTGCCAGCCGGGCCACGCCGGATTGCGCCGCGTCCCACATGGCGGCGAAGGATTCGCGCAGCCTGCCGCCCTCGAAGGCCTGGTCGATGATGCGGCGCTGGTGCTGCCAGGTCGCGCCGTTCGAGATGAAGCTGGAATTGCCCAAGAGCGGTTGCAGACCGGCCGCCATGCGCGGCGATTTCGGGAAATCCATCGGCCGCTGCTTCAGGATCAGGTCGATCAGCTTGGGGTCGTTGCAGGTGAAGCTGCGGATGAAGGGGGCGCGGAACTCGGCCATCCAGGCGCGATAGAGCCGGTCGGACTGCGCCGAGAGGATGTCCTGGCGGAAATCGCGCAGGAAGCGCCAGAGCGAGGGCTTGCCCGGGCGCGAGGCGGGTTTCGGCGGGATCATGTCGCGGTGAAGCCGTTGACCGGCCGGGCGATGCGGCCCGGCGAATGGTCGCGGCCGGCGAAGCGCGCGCCAAGCGGCAGCGGCCCGGCGGTGATGGCGAAATAATCGTAGTCGCCGGGGCGGTCGAAGGCGCAGAGATACTGGAAATGCAGCCGGAACCAGCGCCCGCGCAGGCTGCGGCGCTTTTCCGGGGAAAGCGTCCGGGTGAAGGCGGCCGAGAGCACCAGCGGCTGCCGGCGCTCGGGCGGCGCGACGCCCGAGACCGCGACCGGGTCGCAGAGCCCGAAGCAGCAGGCGTCGCCCGGCGCGGTCACATCGACCCAGTCGAGTTCGGGCCGCGCCGAGAGA
This portion of the Paracoccus sp. N5 genome encodes:
- a CDS encoding cytochrome P450 → MIPPKPASRPGKPSLWRFLRDFRQDILSAQSDRLYRAWMAEFRAPFIRSFTCNDPKLIDLILKQRPMDFPKSPRMAAGLQPLLGNSSFISNGATWQHQRRIIDQAFEGGRLRESFAAMWDAAQSGVARLAPLADGADVDIEPLTSHIAADVIFRTLFSIPIEDRIAAGVFQSFRDHQDAQPMVNLGGLLPLPRWARLHSSRTRASARRIRDLIRQLVADRAALIAQGVAPADLATRIMTTPDPQTGAVFTAAEMVDEVATFFLAGHETGASALAWALYLLAEHPDWQDRLAEEARQNLTADFAAIKALPLSRAVFREALRLYPPVAMTVRQCAHAETLRDRKAPKGAQLVLSPWHLHRHERLWDNPDGFDPDRWQTENGKACMRDAYIPFSAGARACPGAGFAMIEGPLLLSSLIRTYRLEPGPERPVPVMRLTLRGKNGIHLRLSKR